Proteins found in one Amycolatopsis aidingensis genomic segment:
- a CDS encoding WXG100 family type VII secretion target has product MTVGYHDVRAWDADGIDTVATNLRRRRDKLIELQDELDDARALPDWHGAAGERARNALGETRDNAEILIAQLSAVERALRGASDDVYGLETRVANNDSLAETHEFSLSDDGSVVDKRPADDGPAPRSRWEAEELAAAKRYRDKIKQDLEQETRAILTTAESIDAALARVLQLAQDGDVSDRGATTLAGARDAGEIDAVVVEMEQSLRDAGLLTGPPASGYYRQWLENAALRGVPIETITKMAADHDITPADFEVLNGMEEIREDEDGDGIVKSYFLMPTDISGDDAAKAVRMTYLINVGTDYGTAGEATDFKPTPYGSEELQRIHDRQQANSWSYDRDVGFVHGNGGRLVTTPNGMMMGLGGNIIQDQFSQQGGTAWGDAFMLNIDDPEDPAQQLRDVVESGHAWYEGDDGPHQGKLDLDRLLHHEERHSQQWAREGYLKFLASYAWERVTGGNETEEDAGLSDGGYR; this is encoded by the coding sequence ATGACAGTCGGCTACCATGACGTCCGCGCATGGGACGCTGACGGGATCGATACCGTGGCCACCAATCTGCGCAGGCGGCGGGACAAGCTGATCGAGCTGCAGGACGAGCTCGACGACGCCAGGGCGTTACCTGACTGGCATGGCGCCGCCGGCGAGCGCGCACGCAATGCACTGGGAGAAACGCGGGATAACGCCGAGATTCTGATCGCACAGCTGTCCGCGGTCGAACGCGCCCTGCGGGGCGCTTCGGATGACGTCTACGGTCTCGAGACCAGAGTCGCCAACAACGACTCCCTCGCGGAGACCCACGAGTTCAGCCTCTCAGACGATGGTTCGGTCGTGGACAAGAGACCCGCTGACGATGGCCCCGCACCGAGGTCGAGGTGGGAAGCGGAAGAACTCGCCGCCGCCAAGCGGTACCGCGACAAGATAAAGCAAGACCTGGAACAGGAAACCAGGGCGATACTCACCACCGCGGAAAGTATCGACGCCGCGCTCGCCCGGGTGCTGCAGCTTGCCCAGGACGGCGATGTCAGCGACCGCGGAGCCACAACCCTCGCCGGCGCCAGGGACGCTGGAGAGATCGATGCTGTGGTGGTCGAGATGGAGCAGTCGCTGCGAGACGCAGGCTTGCTGACCGGGCCGCCAGCTTCCGGATACTACCGGCAATGGCTCGAGAACGCCGCGCTCCGGGGCGTTCCCATCGAGACCATCACGAAGATGGCCGCCGACCACGACATCACGCCGGCGGATTTCGAGGTTCTCAACGGTATGGAGGAGATCCGTGAGGACGAGGACGGGGACGGGATCGTCAAATCCTACTTTCTGATGCCGACCGACATCAGCGGTGATGACGCCGCCAAAGCGGTGCGCATGACCTACCTCATCAATGTGGGCACTGACTACGGCACCGCGGGCGAGGCAACCGACTTCAAGCCGACCCCGTACGGATCCGAGGAACTGCAGCGAATTCACGACCGGCAACAGGCAAACAGCTGGAGTTACGACCGGGACGTGGGGTTCGTGCACGGCAACGGCGGACGGTTGGTGACCACACCTAACGGCATGATGATGGGCTTGGGCGGAAACATCATCCAGGATCAGTTCAGCCAACAGGGCGGGACGGCCTGGGGCGACGCGTTCATGCTGAACATCGACGACCCGGAAGATCCGGCACAACAGCTTCGAGACGTGGTCGAGTCGGGCCATGCGTGGTACGAGGGTGATGACGGGCCTCATCAGGGCAAGCTCGACCTGGACCGGCTGCTTCATCATGAGGAGCGCCACTCCCAGCAGTGGGCACGCGAGGGCTACCTGAAGTTTCTCGCGTCGTACGCGTGGGAGCGGGTCACAGGCGGTAACGAAACCGAAGAGGACGCGGGGCTTTCGGATGGCGGATATCGGTAG
- a CDS encoding peroxiredoxin, with product MQQGDLAPDFTLADETGRQRSLSEFLETGPVVLFFYPAAMTKGCTAESCHFRDLAAEFHEVGAHRVGISPDPVSKQEKFAGTHNFGFPLLSDPDGEVATQFGVRRRFGPLLTRRQTFVIDTDRKVLEVIKSEMRMNAHADRALEVLRFR from the coding sequence ATGCAGCAGGGCGACCTGGCTCCCGATTTCACCCTGGCCGACGAGACCGGGCGGCAACGCTCACTGTCGGAGTTCCTGGAGACCGGACCGGTCGTGTTGTTCTTCTACCCCGCCGCGATGACCAAGGGCTGCACGGCCGAAAGCTGCCACTTCCGCGACCTGGCCGCCGAGTTCCACGAGGTCGGGGCACACCGGGTGGGGATAAGCCCGGACCCGGTGAGCAAGCAGGAGAAGTTCGCCGGCACGCACAACTTCGGCTTCCCCCTGCTGTCCGATCCGGACGGGGAGGTCGCCACCCAGTTCGGCGTGCGCCGCAGGTTCGGCCCGCTGCTCACCCGGCGGCAGACCTTCGTCATCGACACCGACCGCAAGGTGCTCGAGGTGATCAAGAGCGAGATGCGGATGAACGCGCACGCCGACCGCGCACTCGAGGTCCTCCGCTTCAGGTGA
- a CDS encoding GGDEF and EAL domain-containing protein, with the protein MERWSVPKPGDAPGLVEIARRWATTLADTKGVTLPTNELQDVLLDMAREVHAQSDTARDAAVHRFTALYSASPIGIALAGPDGLIVEANQALVRILGGEVADLRGRAIAELGATERDAGSLAAGIAELSEHDLPRYRERLKLTHATDGPLWVHVTLARLPGDGSGTTYPVLMVEDANELHLLQETLRYQNLHDPLTGLPNSSQFLAKLEASLSESPAAEIGLVYLDLDGFKVINDGLGAGVGDHVLRGVAGKLCSVFTSHDAFVARLSGDGFAVLLQGDLRAPHVIAMVQEALTELAEPIYVGSEGIGVSASAGIVVHAQADTPEEFLRAAEIALHRAKEAGKAQWMLYDPELDQRDRSRYRLGAVIAGALEHGEFRLSYQPTVQLGEPGALMAVNAGLQWQHPERGELDSAEFYPLAAVTGMTIPLGRWLLSESLAATARWRERFGDAAPDVCVRLPHRLAIDPDLVLVVKEELDRHGLPGNVLRLCTDGISVNDPHGEVLDSLAVLADLGATMVLAVTGTADLELITRHQLPVRHIILSGPVVDALAGPQNETAEHDLRHLIERARALGLRIGAEGVRTRAHADRLRDLGVRAGRGPFVGESVTGEDVDQLIERHTR; encoded by the coding sequence ATGGAGAGGTGGAGCGTGCCGAAGCCTGGTGACGCACCAGGGTTGGTGGAGATCGCCCGCCGATGGGCGACCACATTGGCGGACACGAAAGGAGTAACGCTTCCCACGAACGAGCTCCAGGACGTTCTCCTGGACATGGCTCGCGAGGTGCATGCGCAGTCCGACACCGCGCGCGATGCCGCGGTGCACCGGTTCACCGCGCTCTATTCCGCCTCGCCCATCGGGATCGCGCTCGCCGGCCCGGACGGACTGATCGTCGAGGCGAACCAGGCGCTGGTGCGCATCCTCGGCGGCGAGGTGGCCGACCTGCGCGGCCGCGCCATCGCCGAGCTCGGCGCGACCGAGCGGGACGCGGGCTCGCTGGCCGCGGGCATCGCCGAACTGAGCGAGCACGACCTGCCCCGCTACCGCGAGCGGCTGAAGCTCACGCACGCCACCGACGGGCCGCTGTGGGTGCACGTCACCCTGGCGCGGCTGCCTGGCGACGGCAGCGGCACCACCTATCCGGTGCTGATGGTGGAGGACGCCAATGAGCTGCACCTGCTACAGGAAACACTGCGCTACCAGAACCTGCACGACCCGCTGACCGGGCTGCCCAACTCCTCGCAGTTCCTCGCGAAGCTGGAGGCCTCGCTTTCCGAGTCGCCCGCCGCGGAGATCGGCCTGGTGTACCTGGATCTCGACGGGTTCAAGGTGATCAACGACGGGCTCGGCGCCGGGGTCGGCGATCATGTGCTGCGCGGGGTGGCCGGCAAGCTGTGCTCGGTGTTCACCAGCCACGACGCGTTCGTCGCCAGGCTGTCCGGGGACGGGTTCGCGGTGCTGCTGCAGGGTGACCTCCGCGCCCCGCACGTGATCGCCATGGTGCAGGAGGCGCTGACCGAGCTTGCCGAGCCGATCTACGTGGGTTCCGAGGGGATCGGGGTGAGCGCCAGCGCCGGCATCGTGGTGCACGCGCAAGCGGACACCCCGGAGGAGTTCCTGCGCGCCGCGGAGATCGCGCTGCACCGGGCCAAGGAGGCAGGTAAGGCGCAGTGGATGCTGTACGACCCGGAACTGGACCAGCGCGACCGCAGCCGCTACCGGCTCGGCGCGGTCATCGCGGGCGCGCTGGAGCACGGCGAGTTCCGGCTCAGTTACCAGCCCACGGTGCAGCTCGGCGAACCCGGCGCGCTGATGGCGGTGAACGCCGGGCTGCAATGGCAGCACCCCGAGCGGGGCGAGCTGGATTCCGCCGAGTTCTACCCGCTGGCCGCCGTCACCGGGATGACCATCCCGCTGGGCCGGTGGCTGCTGTCGGAATCGCTGGCGGCCACCGCGCGCTGGCGCGAGCGGTTCGGGGACGCGGCCCCGGATGTCTGCGTGCGGCTGCCGCACCGGCTGGCGATCGACCCCGACCTGGTGCTGGTGGTCAAGGAGGAGCTCGACCGGCACGGCCTGCCGGGCAACGTGCTGCGGCTGTGCACCGACGGTATCTCGGTCAACGACCCGCACGGCGAGGTGCTCGACTCGCTGGCCGTGCTCGCCGATCTCGGTGCAACCATGGTGCTCGCGGTAACCGGCACGGCCGATCTGGAGCTGATCACCAGGCATCAGCTGCCGGTACGGCACATCATCCTGAGCGGGCCGGTGGTGGACGCGCTGGCCGGGCCGCAGAACGAGACCGCCGAGCACGACCTGCGGCACCTGATCGAACGCGCGCGGGCCCTCGGGCTGCGGATCGGCGCGGAGGGGGTGCGGACCCGGGCGCATGCGGACCGGCTGCGCGACCTCGGCGTGCGCGCAGGGCGTGGCCCGTTTGTGGGTGAGTCGGTGACCGGGGAGGATGTCGACCAGCTCATCGAGCGGCACACGCGCTAG
- a CDS encoding cytochrome P450: MANRTVGKVAEAIRERVPPLTAIPLPRAVDRRLLEQRWPSRELATPPPGSGLAPVPGDAGAPLIGHSLDLMRFGTEYALHRYRTYGPVSWMGAFGQRIVSLTGPEATQLALVNKDKAFSQEGWAFFIEKFFHRGLMLLDFGEHRTHRRIMQQAFTRDRLAGYVGQLAPVVREGVAAWSGRSRPRLYWALKQLTLDVATRVFMDMPSGQQAGRINRAFVDAVRAGTAVVRYPVPGGRWAAGLAGRRVLERYFAENLPGRRDGAGTDLFSALCQAATEDGERFDDTDVINHMIFLMMAAHDTSTITSTAAAYYLAKHPRWQERAREESLALGDELPDIEALERLHTLDLVIKEALRLVAPVPSLARKTVADTEVLGHYIPAGTLVGVAPVVNHFLPECWTDPHSFDPERFNEQRREDKSHRYAWIPFGGGAHKCIGLHFGMLEVKAILHEMLRAHRWTTPESYQVRWDYVSLPVPVDGLPVRLSPLEPFGAARTGSPGR, translated from the coding sequence ATGGCGAACCGCACCGTCGGCAAGGTGGCCGAGGCCATCCGCGAACGGGTTCCGCCGCTCACCGCCATCCCATTGCCCCGCGCCGTCGACCGGCGGCTGCTGGAGCAGCGCTGGCCCAGCAGGGAACTGGCCACCCCGCCGCCCGGCAGCGGGCTCGCCCCCGTCCCCGGCGACGCCGGTGCGCCGCTGATCGGGCACTCGCTCGACCTCATGCGGTTCGGCACGGAGTACGCGCTGCACCGGTACCGGACCTACGGCCCGGTGTCCTGGATGGGTGCCTTCGGCCAGCGGATCGTCAGCCTCACCGGGCCGGAGGCGACCCAGCTCGCGCTGGTCAACAAGGACAAGGCGTTCTCCCAGGAGGGCTGGGCGTTCTTCATCGAGAAGTTCTTCCACCGCGGGCTGATGCTGCTCGACTTCGGTGAGCACCGGACACATCGCCGGATCATGCAGCAGGCCTTCACCCGCGACCGGCTCGCCGGCTACGTGGGCCAGCTCGCCCCGGTGGTGCGGGAGGGCGTCGCCGCCTGGTCGGGGCGGTCCCGGCCGCGGCTGTACTGGGCGCTCAAGCAGCTCACCCTGGACGTGGCGACCAGGGTGTTCATGGACATGCCAAGCGGGCAACAGGCGGGCCGGATCAACCGGGCCTTCGTGGACGCCGTGCGCGCGGGTACCGCGGTGGTGCGCTACCCCGTCCCGGGCGGCCGCTGGGCGGCCGGGCTGGCCGGCCGCAGGGTGCTGGAACGCTACTTCGCGGAGAACCTGCCCGGCAGGCGCGATGGCGCGGGCACGGACCTGTTCTCCGCGCTGTGCCAGGCCGCCACCGAGGACGGCGAGCGGTTCGACGACACCGACGTGATCAACCACATGATCTTCCTGATGATGGCGGCGCACGACACCAGCACCATCACCAGCACGGCGGCTGCCTACTACCTCGCCAAGCATCCGCGGTGGCAGGAGCGGGCCAGGGAGGAGTCACTGGCCCTCGGCGACGAGCTTCCGGACATCGAGGCGCTGGAGCGGCTGCACACCCTGGACCTGGTGATCAAGGAGGCACTGCGGCTGGTCGCGCCGGTGCCGAGCCTGGCCCGCAAGACGGTGGCCGACACCGAGGTGCTCGGCCACTACATCCCGGCTGGGACGCTGGTCGGCGTCGCCCCCGTGGTGAACCACTTCCTGCCGGAATGCTGGACCGATCCGCATTCCTTCGACCCGGAACGGTTCAACGAGCAGCGCAGGGAGGACAAGTCCCATCGCTACGCCTGGATCCCGTTCGGCGGCGGCGCGCACAAATGCATCGGACTCCATTTCGGAATGCTCGAGGTGAAGGCCATCCTGCACGAGATGCTGCGGGCCCACCGGTGGACGACTCCGGAGAGTTACCAGGTGCGCTGGGACTATGTTTCGCTGCCGGTACCCGTGGACGGATTACCCGTTCGGCTTAGCCCACTAGAGCCATTCGGCGCAGCCCGCACTGGGTCACCCGGTCGCTGA
- the metE gene encoding 5-methyltetrahydropteroyltriglutamate--homocysteine S-methyltransferase — protein MTVPSPRTPIGATVLGYPRIGPDRELKRALERYWKGRIDEAELHEVARKIRVDTWRGLADAGLDTIPSNTFSYYDQVLDTATLFGALPSRFTGLGTGPTDTYFAAARGVQDAPAMEMTKWFDTNYHYLVPELGPDSTFSVAGSKPVDEYREARALGLETRPVLLGPVTFLLLSKAAEGAPESFRPVELLDKLLPAYVELLRTLHAEGVQWVQLDEPAFAADRTPDELEALARAYQTLGSVQERPGIMVAGYFGGLGDALGVLARSPIEALAVDLVTDQSTVDAVAAERGLRNKEVVAGVVDGRNIWRVDVDSALAKAATLLGTAGKVGVGTSCSLLHVPYDVDRETGIEERVRDWLAFARQKVDEVVLIGRALRDGQESVAAQLETARSVTRDRATASDLRDQRVRARLESLKPEHTRRGDYATRAAAQQEALKLPALPSTTIGSFPQTSEVRKQRAAYRAGEIDAGTYQAAMRAEIERVVRLQEDLGLDVLVHGEPERNDMVQYFAEQLAGFAATEHGWVQSYGSRCVRPPVLYGDVSRPAPMTVEWAKYAQSLTDRPVKGMLTAPVTILAWSFVRDDQPLADTARQVALAIRDEVHDLESAGIRIIQVDEPALRELLPLRAAEHKAYFDWAVESFRLSTSGISDATQIHTHMCYSEFGDILPAIEAIDADVTSIEAARSRMEVLTDLDRAGFSRGVGPGVYDIHSPRVPDVAEVSGLLRTAVRAVPAERVWVNPDCGLKTRGYTEVEPALRNLVTAAKQVRAQLPA, from the coding sequence GTGACTGTGCCATCGCCACGAACACCCATTGGTGCGACCGTTCTCGGTTATCCCCGGATCGGTCCCGACCGGGAACTCAAGCGCGCGCTCGAGCGCTACTGGAAGGGCCGGATCGACGAGGCCGAACTGCACGAGGTCGCCCGCAAGATCAGGGTGGACACCTGGCGCGGGCTGGCCGACGCAGGCCTGGACACCATCCCCTCGAACACGTTCTCCTACTACGACCAGGTGCTGGACACCGCCACCCTGTTCGGTGCCCTGCCCAGCCGGTTCACCGGCCTCGGCACCGGGCCGACCGACACCTACTTCGCGGCGGCCCGCGGGGTGCAGGACGCGCCCGCGATGGAGATGACCAAGTGGTTCGACACGAACTACCACTACCTGGTGCCGGAACTTGGCCCGGACAGCACGTTCTCGGTGGCGGGAAGCAAGCCGGTCGATGAGTACCGCGAAGCCAGGGCGCTCGGCCTCGAGACCAGGCCGGTACTCCTCGGCCCGGTGACCTTCCTGCTGCTTTCCAAGGCGGCCGAGGGCGCGCCGGAGAGCTTCCGGCCGGTCGAACTGCTGGACAAGCTGCTGCCGGCCTACGTCGAGCTGCTGCGCACCCTGCACGCCGAGGGTGTGCAGTGGGTGCAGCTGGACGAGCCCGCCTTCGCCGCGGACCGGACCCCGGACGAGCTGGAAGCCCTTGCCCGCGCCTACCAGACCCTTGGCTCGGTGCAGGAGCGGCCGGGCATCATGGTCGCGGGGTACTTCGGCGGCCTCGGTGACGCGCTGGGCGTGCTCGCCCGCTCCCCGATCGAGGCGCTCGCGGTCGACCTGGTCACCGATCAGTCCACTGTGGACGCGGTGGCCGCCGAGCGCGGGCTGCGGAACAAGGAGGTCGTCGCCGGTGTGGTGGACGGCCGCAACATCTGGCGGGTCGATGTGGACAGCGCGCTGGCCAAGGCGGCCACCCTGCTCGGCACCGCGGGCAAGGTGGGCGTCGGCACCTCCTGCTCACTACTGCACGTCCCCTACGACGTGGACCGGGAGACGGGCATCGAGGAACGGGTGCGCGACTGGCTCGCCTTCGCAAGGCAGAAAGTGGACGAGGTCGTGCTGATCGGCCGTGCCCTGCGGGACGGCCAGGAGTCGGTGGCGGCACAGCTGGAGACCGCCCGCTCGGTCACAAGGGACCGGGCGACCGCCAGCGACCTGCGCGACCAGCGGGTGCGGGCCAGGCTGGAGTCGCTGAAGCCGGAGCACACCCGCCGCGGCGACTACGCCACGCGGGCGGCCGCGCAGCAGGAGGCACTCAAGCTGCCCGCGCTGCCCAGCACCACCATCGGCTCGTTCCCGCAGACCAGCGAGGTCCGCAAGCAGCGCGCTGCCTACCGTGCGGGCGAGATCGACGCCGGGACCTACCAGGCCGCGATGCGCGCCGAGATCGAGCGGGTGGTGCGGCTGCAGGAGGACCTCGGGCTGGACGTGCTGGTGCACGGCGAGCCGGAGCGCAACGACATGGTGCAGTACTTCGCCGAGCAGCTCGCCGGGTTCGCCGCGACCGAGCACGGCTGGGTGCAGTCCTACGGCTCCCGGTGCGTGCGGCCGCCGGTGCTGTACGGCGACGTGTCCCGGCCCGCGCCGATGACGGTGGAGTGGGCCAAGTACGCGCAGTCGCTCACCGATCGCCCGGTCAAGGGGATGCTCACCGCCCCGGTGACCATCCTGGCCTGGTCCTTCGTCCGGGACGACCAGCCGCTTGCCGACACGGCACGCCAGGTCGCGCTGGCCATCCGGGACGAGGTGCACGACCTCGAGTCCGCCGGGATCCGGATCATCCAGGTGGACGAGCCCGCGCTGCGGGAGCTGCTGCCGCTGCGGGCCGCGGAGCACAAGGCGTACTTCGACTGGGCCGTGGAGTCCTTCCGGCTTTCCACCTCGGGGATCTCCGATGCCACCCAGATCCACACGCATATGTGCTACTCGGAGTTCGGTGACATCCTGCCCGCGATCGAGGCCATCGATGCGGACGTCACCAGCATCGAGGCCGCCCGCTCGCGGATGGAGGTGCTCACCGACCTGGACCGGGCGGGCTTCTCCCGCGGTGTCGGCCCTGGCGTTTACGACATCCACTCGCCCCGGGTGCCCGATGTGGCTGAGGTCAGCGGCCTGTTGCGGACCGCGGTGCGGGCCGTGCCCGCCGAGCGGGTGTGGGTCAACCCCGACTGCGGGCTGAAGACCCGCGGGTACACCGAGGTCGAACCCGCGTTGCGCAATCTGGTGACGGCGGCGAAGCAGGTCCGGGCCCAGCTGCCCGCCTGA
- a CDS encoding ribonucleotide-diphosphate reductase subunit beta has protein sequence METSRTADATGLGEIERGAGRVSVDDKSMINARADVNQLLPLKYHWAWEKYLAGCNNHWMPTEVAMQADIALWKSTDGLTEDERLMLKRNLGFFATAESLVANNIVLAVYRHITNPECRQYLLRQAFEEAVHTHTFQYICESLGLVEGELFNMYREVPSIADKDAWALRYTQNLENPEFETGTPEADQNFLRDLVAFYVIFEGMWFYTGFAQILSLGRRNKMVGIAEQYQYILRDESIHLNFGIDCINQIKIENPHLWTEEFQAEVRSMLTEACELEVAYARDTMPRGMLGLSAQLCEQYMHFITDRRAQQIGLAPIFGQEENPFPWMSEAMDLKKEKNFFETRVIEYQSGGALDWD, from the coding sequence CTGGAGACATCGAGGACCGCGGACGCCACCGGGCTCGGTGAGATCGAACGCGGCGCCGGTCGGGTCAGCGTGGACGACAAGTCGATGATCAACGCGCGCGCCGACGTCAACCAGCTGCTGCCGCTGAAGTACCACTGGGCGTGGGAGAAGTACCTCGCGGGCTGCAACAACCACTGGATGCCCACCGAGGTGGCGATGCAGGCGGATATCGCGCTGTGGAAGTCCACCGACGGGCTGACCGAGGACGAGCGGCTGATGCTCAAGCGCAACCTCGGCTTCTTCGCCACCGCCGAGTCGCTGGTGGCCAACAACATCGTGCTCGCGGTGTACCGGCACATCACCAACCCGGAGTGCCGCCAGTACCTGCTGCGCCAGGCCTTCGAGGAGGCCGTGCACACGCACACCTTCCAGTACATCTGCGAGAGCCTCGGCCTGGTCGAGGGCGAGCTGTTCAACATGTACCGGGAGGTCCCTTCCATCGCGGACAAGGACGCCTGGGCGCTGCGGTACACGCAGAACCTGGAGAACCCCGAGTTCGAGACCGGGACCCCGGAGGCCGACCAGAACTTCCTGCGCGACCTGGTCGCCTTCTACGTGATCTTCGAAGGCATGTGGTTCTACACCGGGTTCGCCCAGATCCTGTCGCTGGGCAGGCGGAACAAGATGGTCGGCATCGCCGAGCAGTACCAGTACATCCTGCGCGACGAGTCGATCCACCTGAACTTCGGGATCGACTGCATCAACCAGATCAAGATCGAGAACCCGCACCTGTGGACCGAGGAGTTCCAGGCCGAGGTGCGCTCGATGCTGACCGAGGCATGCGAGCTCGAGGTGGCCTACGCTCGCGACACCATGCCGCGCGGCATGCTCGGGCTGTCGGCGCAGCTGTGCGAGCAGTACATGCACTTCATCACCGACCGCAGGGCGCAGCAGATCGGCCTGGCGCCGATCTTCGGCCAGGAGGAGAACCCCTTCCCCTGGATGTCCGAGGCGATGGACCTGAAGAAGGAGAAGAACTTCTTCGAGACAAGGGTCATCGAGTACCAGTCCGGCGGGGCGCTCGACTGGGACTGA